A single region of the Arthrobacter sp. zg-Y20 genome encodes:
- a CDS encoding metal-sulfur cluster assembly factor, whose product MSDSDLASTSLEDVEEALKDVIDPELGVNVVDLGLLYGLKYAEDGALLIDMTLTTAACPLTDVIEEQTAQALDGVVDEWRLNWVWMPPWGPEKITDDGRDQMRALGFNI is encoded by the coding sequence ATGAGCGACTCCGATCTGGCCTCCACGTCCCTTGAGGACGTCGAAGAGGCCCTCAAGGACGTCATTGACCCCGAGCTGGGGGTGAATGTCGTTGACCTTGGCCTGCTGTACGGCCTGAAGTACGCCGAGGACGGCGCACTGCTGATCGACATGACGCTGACCACTGCGGCCTGCCCGCTGACCGACGTCATCGAAGAGCAGACCGCGCAGGCGCTGGACGGCGTCGTTGATGAGTGGCGCCTGAACTGGGTGTGGATGCCGCCGTGGGGACCTGAAAAGATCACCGACGACGGCCGCGACCAGATGCGCGCCCTCGGGTTCAACATCTAG
- a CDS encoding ABC transporter ATP-binding protein yields MARIALDNVSVLPSGGGSGAGTGGGSGAEPILRPFSLQFTNPRTAVIGANGSGKSTLLKLINGLVLPDTGTVTVDGLDTVRQGAAVRRRVGFVFTDPLAQLVMPTGRDDVELSLRASVRNRSERRAAAEERLDSFGLLPLADRSIYDLSGGERQLMALASVLAVEPAVLVADEPSTLLDLRNTARLRRTLAGLPQQVIYTTHDLEFAADADRVLVMDCGRVVFDGDPGEAVARYRAMALDLR; encoded by the coding sequence ATGGCACGTATTGCCCTGGACAATGTTTCGGTGCTGCCGTCCGGCGGCGGGAGTGGCGCTGGGACTGGCGGCGGGAGTGGCGCCGAGCCGATCCTGCGTCCCTTCTCGCTGCAGTTCACCAACCCCCGCACGGCGGTGATCGGTGCCAACGGCTCGGGGAAATCCACCCTCCTGAAGTTGATCAACGGTCTGGTGCTGCCCGATACCGGAACCGTCACCGTGGACGGCCTGGATACTGTGCGCCAGGGTGCTGCGGTGCGGCGGCGGGTGGGGTTTGTCTTCACCGATCCGCTGGCCCAGCTGGTGATGCCCACCGGCAGGGACGACGTCGAGCTTTCCCTGCGCGCGTCCGTACGCAATCGGTCCGAGCGCCGTGCGGCGGCCGAGGAACGGCTGGATTCATTCGGCCTTCTCCCCCTGGCGGACCGCAGCATCTACGACCTGTCCGGGGGTGAACGCCAGCTGATGGCACTTGCTTCGGTCCTGGCCGTTGAGCCGGCGGTCCTCGTGGCGGATGAACCGAGCACCCTCCTGGACCTGCGCAACACGGCCCGGTTGCGCAGAACGCTTGCCGGGCTGCCGCAGCAAGTCATCTACACCACCCATGACCTCGAGTTTGCTGCCGACGCAGATCGGGTGCTGGTGATGGACTGCGGACGGGTGGTGTTCGACGGCGACCCCGGGGAGGCTGTCGCCAGATACCGTGCGATGGCGCTGGACCTTAGGTGA
- a CDS encoding HAD family phosphatase, whose amino-acid sequence MGNTENISKPGTWYLFDYGMVISTAPEPADWAALKLETGQHLQDPASPYWTHRESYDAGLLSPAAYWAAVLALPEADEERVRVLEDLDAAQWSHLNPDTAGILRALEGEGAKLAVLSNMPTEMSRRYLRDSAWARHFAKTYFSGPLGMTKPDRRIFELVLKDLHAEPGDVVFIDDNEANISAARALGIRTVHFRPPGDADPTDLRELLGRM is encoded by the coding sequence ATGGGGAACACCGAGAACATTTCCAAGCCCGGCACCTGGTACCTGTTCGATTACGGCATGGTGATCTCCACCGCGCCGGAGCCGGCAGACTGGGCCGCACTGAAGCTGGAGACCGGCCAGCATCTGCAGGATCCCGCGAGCCCCTATTGGACGCACCGGGAAAGCTATGACGCGGGCCTGCTCAGTCCGGCTGCGTACTGGGCCGCCGTGCTTGCCCTGCCCGAGGCGGACGAGGAGCGGGTGCGGGTGCTGGAGGACTTGGACGCAGCACAGTGGTCCCACCTCAACCCGGACACAGCCGGCATCTTGCGGGCCCTTGAAGGCGAAGGCGCGAAGCTGGCTGTGCTTTCGAACATGCCGACGGAAATGTCCCGGCGCTACCTTCGCGATTCAGCATGGGCCCGGCACTTTGCCAAGACCTATTTCAGCGGCCCGCTGGGAATGACCAAACCTGACCGCCGGATCTTCGAGCTCGTCCTGAAGGACCTGCACGCAGAGCCCGGCGACGTGGTTTTTATCGACGACAACGAGGCAAATATCTCCGCTGCACGGGCGCTCGGCATTCGCACCGTGCACTTTCGTCCTCCGGGGGATGCCGATCCTACGGATTTGCGGGAGTTGCTGGGCCGGATGTGA
- a CDS encoding DUF4440 domain-containing protein: protein MGNTASTDHFHDRYLTAWNAAMASGDSAPIEAFLAPEYHGWLGSAAASAEPFDGATARKGFRATVSALKGSTVHADFRTVAPRGRDEAVVFYEMTYRVGGDNTARALLMESWRLTEGQWLLCRDLTEVNVGQPAA, encoded by the coding sequence ATGGGCAATACTGCAAGCACAGACCATTTTCACGACCGGTACCTCACTGCCTGGAACGCGGCCATGGCGTCCGGAGACAGTGCACCCATCGAGGCGTTCCTGGCGCCGGAGTACCACGGATGGCTGGGCTCCGCGGCTGCGTCTGCCGAGCCGTTCGACGGTGCGACGGCTCGGAAGGGTTTCCGCGCTACCGTCTCTGCGTTGAAGGGCAGCACGGTCCACGCCGATTTCCGTACTGTAGCCCCGCGCGGCCGCGACGAAGCGGTGGTGTTCTACGAGATGACGTACCGGGTGGGCGGGGATAACACGGCACGTGCGCTGCTGATGGAATCCTGGCGGCTAACAGAGGGACAGTGGCTGCTCTGCCGGGACCTTACCGAAGTCAATGTGGGCCAACCTGCGGCCTAG
- a CDS encoding biotin transporter BioY, whose product MDNTPLDAPGSTSAAAEGSPPPAARRQGRQRGWKPGDLSLIAVFAALTAAFSVLPGIPLGSGVPITLQTLAVILTGILLGPGRGAAAVGLFLLAGLAGLPVFSGFRGGLGVLAGPSAGYLLSFPLAAAVAGVLAGIVLRRANRARFPLLFAAGLATSFLVVHPAGIAGLMVNAHLPFSGALVTDIAFWPGDVLKNMLAAAVAVSVFRAFPRMAPATRRRP is encoded by the coding sequence ATGGACAACACACCGCTTGATGCACCGGGATCCACCAGCGCTGCTGCCGAGGGTTCACCCCCGCCGGCAGCCCGCCGCCAAGGCAGGCAGCGGGGATGGAAGCCCGGCGACCTGTCCCTGATTGCTGTTTTCGCCGCACTTACGGCTGCCTTCTCGGTTCTGCCCGGCATTCCGCTGGGTTCAGGGGTGCCGATCACGCTGCAGACCCTGGCGGTGATACTGACGGGAATCCTCCTCGGCCCCGGCCGCGGTGCGGCAGCCGTAGGACTGTTCCTGCTCGCGGGTCTGGCCGGATTGCCCGTCTTCAGCGGCTTCCGCGGCGGCCTGGGCGTGCTGGCCGGCCCCTCTGCCGGTTACCTGCTCTCCTTCCCGCTGGCTGCAGCCGTTGCGGGCGTCCTTGCCGGTATTGTGCTGCGGCGGGCGAACCGGGCACGGTTCCCGTTGCTGTTCGCTGCCGGGCTGGCCACCAGTTTCCTCGTGGTCCACCCTGCCGGCATTGCAGGGCTCATGGTTAATGCCCACCTGCCCTTTTCCGGCGCCCTGGTTACGGATATAGCGTTCTGGCCCGGCGACGTCCTCAAGAACATGCTCGCCGCGGCGGTGGCGGTCAGTGTGTTCAGGGCGTTCCCCCGCATGGCACCGGCCACCCGGCGGCGCCCCTGA
- a CDS encoding energy-coupling factor transporter transmembrane protein EcfT, translating to MKRRSAGLASAALLTGGYRTGTSLLHRAPLALKAVVLVLLSAVVLASSSFVVQASAAVLVAGLYVLARMVRELWVPLRLMWPLLVLLAAVQVWMEGPAAAVLVTGRIVLCVVAARLLTLTTAPQELMDGLAALARPLKCLGADPERFALTLALMMRSLPFLLGSAGEVRQSAMARGLERNPRALAVPVVIRAVAYAHQTGEALAARGLGEPTPQQPSKRKHAGRQG from the coding sequence GTGAAGAGGCGTTCAGCCGGGCTGGCTTCAGCCGCGCTCCTGACGGGCGGATACCGGACCGGAACCTCCCTGCTGCACAGGGCACCGCTAGCCCTGAAGGCTGTAGTCCTGGTGCTGCTCTCCGCGGTGGTGCTCGCCTCGTCATCCTTTGTGGTGCAGGCCTCCGCTGCGGTGCTGGTGGCCGGGCTTTATGTCCTGGCACGGATGGTGCGGGAGTTGTGGGTGCCCTTGCGGTTGATGTGGCCGCTGCTGGTCCTGCTGGCTGCGGTCCAGGTGTGGATGGAAGGACCGGCTGCGGCAGTGCTGGTCACCGGCCGGATAGTGCTGTGCGTAGTAGCCGCCCGGCTGTTGACGCTGACCACGGCGCCCCAGGAACTGATGGACGGGCTGGCAGCGCTGGCCCGGCCCCTGAAGTGCCTGGGGGCGGACCCGGAGCGGTTCGCCCTGACGCTTGCCCTGATGATGCGCAGCCTTCCGTTCCTTCTCGGTTCGGCAGGCGAAGTCCGCCAATCAGCAATGGCCCGGGGACTGGAACGCAACCCGAGGGCATTGGCGGTGCCCGTGGTCATCCGGGCGGTGGCGTATGCCCACCAGACCGGTGAAGCACTGGCCGCCCGTGGGTTGGGTGAACCAACGCCGCAGCAGCCCTCCAAACGGAAGCATGCTGGCCGTCAGGGATAA
- a CDS encoding neutral zinc metallopeptidase yields the protein MSFNENARLDSSRVSDRRGKGKGIAVGGGLGGGLLLILSLFFGSDVIDGLGLSDGGASSAGQGQSESISTCLNGEDANERLDCRILGTAESLDSFWEPQLAERGVTYTEPGVVLFSDQTTTGCGAATSAVGPFYCPADEQTYYDTAFFSDLVNSYGSSGGPLAQEYVVAHEFGHHIQQLTGSSTGRNADPQGPESASVRTELQADCYAGLWARHAASTPAPGSDVPFLAPFTETDINDALSAASAVGDDRIQASATGQVNPESWTHGSSEQRQAWFLAGYNDGGSLETCDTFSAADLSRP from the coding sequence ATGAGTTTCAACGAAAACGCGCGCCTTGATTCCTCACGAGTGAGCGACCGGCGCGGCAAAGGCAAAGGCATCGCTGTTGGCGGAGGGCTGGGCGGCGGACTGCTGCTGATCCTCTCCCTGTTCTTCGGCTCCGACGTTATCGATGGGCTGGGATTAAGCGACGGCGGCGCCTCCTCCGCTGGGCAGGGCCAATCCGAAAGCATCAGCACGTGCCTGAACGGCGAGGATGCCAACGAACGCCTGGACTGCCGCATCCTCGGTACTGCGGAGAGTTTGGACAGCTTCTGGGAACCGCAGCTCGCTGAGCGCGGTGTCACCTACACCGAGCCCGGCGTGGTGCTGTTCTCAGACCAGACCACCACGGGCTGCGGAGCTGCAACCAGTGCTGTGGGGCCCTTCTACTGCCCCGCCGATGAACAGACCTACTATGACACGGCGTTCTTCTCCGATCTGGTGAACAGCTATGGTTCCTCCGGCGGACCGCTGGCCCAGGAGTACGTGGTGGCGCACGAATTCGGCCACCACATCCAGCAGCTCACGGGATCCAGTACAGGCCGCAATGCCGACCCGCAGGGACCCGAGTCCGCCTCGGTCCGGACCGAGCTCCAGGCCGACTGCTATGCGGGCCTCTGGGCACGCCATGCGGCGTCTACTCCCGCACCGGGCAGCGACGTTCCCTTCCTCGCACCGTTTACCGAAACGGACATCAACGACGCCCTCTCGGCTGCCTCTGCCGTAGGTGATGACCGGATCCAGGCTTCGGCCACGGGGCAGGTCAATCCGGAGAGCTGGACGCACGGCTCGAGCGAGCAGCGCCAGGCGTGGTTCCTGGCGGGCTACAACGACGGCGGCTCCTTGGAAACGTGCGACACCTTCAGTGCCGCTGACCTGTCACGCCCGTAA